The Humulus lupulus chromosome 4, drHumLupu1.1, whole genome shotgun sequence genome has a window encoding:
- the LOC133831022 gene encoding uncharacterized protein LOC133831022 isoform X2 — translation MTCQRVQFLTPPRNLSTPVTKVWDIDMYLAHLKCLTVTMIQTGITSRMNNHTGIWGFMIVDRSALYGSRNIVNQHRDMRLDIDNMSYENFLHLGTHLELQHWFV, via the exons TTTTTGACACCCCCACGTAATTTATCGACTCCGGTGACCAAAGTATGGGACATAGACATGTATTTAGCACATCTCAAGTGTTTGACAGTGACCATGATCCAAACTGGAATCACATCCAGAATGAACAATCATACGGGCATATGG GGTTTCATGATTGTGGATCGCTCAGCCTTGTATGGATCTAGAAATATTGTTAATCAACATAGGGACATGAGGTTGGACATTGACAACATGAGCTATGAG AACTTCTTGCACTTGGGAACGCATCTAGAGCTTCAACACTGGTTTGTTTGA
- the LOC133831022 gene encoding uncharacterized protein LOC133831022 isoform X1 has protein sequence MTCQRVQFLTPPRNLSTPVTKVWDIDMYLAHLKCLTVTMIQTGITSRMNNHTGIWGFMIVDRSALYGSRNIVNQHRDMRLDIDNMSYEVRAMTESTNHEYGEREATRTCLACPTALVGGLFVNGCNNL, from the exons TTTTTGACACCCCCACGTAATTTATCGACTCCGGTGACCAAAGTATGGGACATAGACATGTATTTAGCACATCTCAAGTGTTTGACAGTGACCATGATCCAAACTGGAATCACATCCAGAATGAACAATCATACGGGCATATGG GGTTTCATGATTGTGGATCGCTCAGCCTTGTATGGATCTAGAAATATTGTTAATCAACATAGGGACATGAGGTTGGACATTGACAACATGAGCTATGAG gtaagggcaatgactgagtcaaccaaccatgagtacggagagcgtgaagcgacgcgtacatgtttggcctgcccgactgctttggttgggggtttattcgtaaatggctgtaataatctatga
- the LOC133831022 gene encoding uncharacterized protein LOC133831022 isoform X3 codes for MTCQRVQFLTPPRNLSTPVTKVWDIDMYLAHLKCLTVTMIQTGITSRMNNHTGIWVRAMTESTNHEYGEREATRTCLACPTALVGGLFVNGCNNL; via the exons TTTTTGACACCCCCACGTAATTTATCGACTCCGGTGACCAAAGTATGGGACATAGACATGTATTTAGCACATCTCAAGTGTTTGACAGTGACCATGATCCAAACTGGAATCACATCCAGAATGAACAATCATACGGGCATATGG gtaagggcaatgactgagtcaaccaaccatgagtacggagagcgtgaagcgacgcgtacatgtttggcctgcccgactgctttggttgggggtttattcgtaaatggctgtaataatctatga